A stretch of the Corvus moneduloides isolate bCorMon1 chromosome 8, bCorMon1.pri, whole genome shotgun sequence genome encodes the following:
- the CHUK gene encoding inhibitor of nuclear factor kappa-B kinase subunit alpha → MERGGPPAPAAGERAPAGAALRGHPAGACGPWEMRDRLGTGGFGNVCLYQHQDSGDRVAIKSCRVELSVKNKDRWCHEIDIMKKLNHPNVVRACEVPKEMNFLVNNVPLLAMEYCSGGDLRKLLNKPENCCGLKESQILSLLSDIGSGIQYLHKNRIIHRDLKPENIVLQDEGGKIVHKIIDLGYAKDLDQGSLCTSFVGTLQYLAPELFENKSYSVTVDYWSFGTMVFECIAGFRPFLHNLQPFAWHEKIKKKDPKHIFASEEMSGEVSFSTHLPQPHSLCGLIVEPMENWLQLMLNWDPQQRGGGSDPETSRPRCFLIMDHILNLKIVHILNMTSAKIVSFLLHPEESLHSLQNRIEFETGISTGNQELLLETGICLDPRKPASQCVIDGVRGWDSYMVYLFDKSKTVYDGPFASRSLSDCVNYIVQDSKIQLPIPQLRKVWAEAVHYVIGLKEDYSRLFQGQRAAMLSLLRYNANLIKMKNNMVSASQQLKAKLEFFHQSIRLDLERYSDQMAYGISSEKMLKAWKEMEEKASQCAQAEDIGYLDEQIMALHTEIVELQKSPYARRQGEVMESLEQRAIDLYKQLKTRPPDHAYSDSTDMVKIIVQTVQSQDRVLKELFGHLSKLLGCKQKIIDLLPEIEVALNNIKEADNSVMQMQGKRQREIWHLLKIACTQSSSRSLVSSSLEGTASTPAATWLPQSSSGNTAPHPLSSLAAPEDGENFADVIQENVNYLELFSSILQEVRQEQNSMMSFDWSWLK, encoded by the exons ATGGAGCGGGGcggcccccccgcgcccgccgccggcgAGCGGGCCCCCGCCGGGGCGGCGCTGCGCGGGCACCCGGCCGGCGCCTGCGGGCCCTGGGAGATGCGCGACCGCCTGGGCACCGGCGGCTTCGGCAACGTGTGCCTGTACCAGCACCAg GACTCGGGCGACCGCGTGGCTATCAAGTCGTGCCGGGTGGAGCTCAGCGTCAAGAACAAGGACCGCTGGTGTCATGAGATCGACATCATGAAGAA GCTGAACCATCCCAACGTCGTGAGAGCCTGCGAAGTTCCCAAGGAGATGAACTTCCTTGTTAACAACGTTCCCCTCCTGGCCATGGAGTACTGCTCGGGGGGTGACCTCCGGAAG CTGCtaaacaaaccagaaaactgcTGTGGGCTGAAGGAAAGTCAAATCCTTTCTCTGCTTAGTGACATTG GGTCTGGTATCCAGTATTTGCACAAGAACAGAATTATACACAGAGATTTAAAGCCTGAAAATATTGTTCTTCAGGATGAAGGTGGGAAG ATTGTTCACAAAATAATAGACCTGGGATATGCAAAGGATCTGGATCAAGGAAGTTTATGCACTTCATTTGTTGGAACTTTGCAATATTTG GCTCCAGAACTCTTTGAGAATAAATCCTACTCGGTTACTGTTGATTACTGGAGCTTTGGCACAATGGTGTTTGAATGCATTGCAGGATTTAGACCTTTCTTACATAATCTACAGCCATTTGCCTG gcATGAAAAAATCAAGAAGAAGGATCCAAAGCACATCTTTGCCTCTGAAGAGATGAGTGGGGAGGTTAGCTTCAGCACCCACCTGCCGCAGCCTCACAGCCTCTGTGG TTTGATTGTAGAACCCATGGAAAACTGGTTGCAGCTGATGCTGAACTGGGATCCACAGCAGAGGGGTGGAGGTTCAGATCCTGAGACCAGTCGTCCAAGGTGTTTCCTAATAATGGATCACATACTGAATCTGAAG ATAGTACACATCCTAAACATGACCTCTGCCAAGATCGTGTCCTTCCTTTTGCATCCCGAGGAAAGCCTTCATTCCCTTCAGAATCGCATTGAGTTTGAGACTGGAATAAGCACTGGAAatcaggagctgctgttggaaACAGGGATTTGCCTGGACCCTCGGAAACCTGCTTCCCAGTGTGTTATTGATGGTGTG AGAGGCTGGGACAGCTACATGGTCTATTTATTtgataaaagcaaaactgtcTACGATGGCCCCTTTGCTTCTCGGAGTCTGTCTGACTGTGTCAACTACATTG TCCAGGACAGCAAAATCCAGCTGCCGATCCCTCAGCTGCGCAAGGTGTGGGCAGAAGCGGTTCACTACGTCATTGGGCTGAAGGAGGACTACAGCAGGCTTTTCCAGGGACAGAGAGCTGCCAT GCTCAGCCTCCTTCGGTATAATGCCAACCTGATCAAAATGAAGAACAACATGGTGtcagcatcccagcagctgaaagcaaagCTGGAATTCTTCCACCAGAGCATTCGCCTCGACCTGGAGAGATACAGTGACCAGATGGCTTATGGCATAT CTTCAGAAAAGATGCTCAAAGCCTGgaaggaaatggaagagaaagcCTCTCAGTGTGCACAG gctgaagataTTGGCTACCTGGATGAGCAGATCATGGCTCTGCACACCGAAATCGTGGAGCTGCAGAAGAGTCCGTATGCAAGGCGCCAGGGAGAGGTCATGGAGAGCTT ggAACAGAGAGCCATAGACTTGTacaagcaattaaaaacaaGACCTCCAG ATCATGCCTACAGTGACAGCACAGACATGGTGAAGATCATTGTGCAGACAGTACAGAGCCAGGATCGAGTCCTCAAGGAGCTCTTTGGCCACCTCAG CAAGCTCTTGGGCTGCAAGCAGAAGATCATTGACTTGCTCCCCGAGATTGAAGTGGCTCTAAACAACATCAAGGAAGCTGACAACTCAGTGATGCAGATGCAGGGAAAGAGACAAAGGGAGATCTGGCATCTGCTGAAAATTGCTTGT ACTCAGAGCTCCTCTCGGTCACTGgtcagctccagcctggaaggGACAGCCTCAACTCCAGCAGCCACGTGGCTCCCGCAGAGCTCCTCAGGGAACACAGCTCC